One stretch of Pararhizobium qamdonense DNA includes these proteins:
- a CDS encoding SH3 domain-containing protein, which produces MAIGATVAAVLLPAVAQAAQGFSTANVNMRSGPSTRYPAVTVIPVGTSLEIHGCLADTPWCDVSFYNGRGWVAGRYVQAQYQQRRVYVEPDYYGSLGIPLVTFELGNYWDRNYRNRDFYRERDYYRRDRDRDRDRYNQNRPRRDYNTYERPRYNNNDGIVIERPGRDRDRDRERIERRRDDNARQFDNDQNNRRDRDRERIERRNDSTGQQFDRTRNRERSNDGQFDRRDNNRQDAGRNNDRARDIRPRCLADGSNCN; this is translated from the coding sequence ATGGCAATCGGCGCAACAGTCGCTGCTGTCCTGCTGCCGGCCGTTGCTCAGGCCGCACAAGGCTTCTCGACAGCCAATGTCAATATGCGCTCAGGCCCCAGCACCCGTTACCCCGCCGTGACGGTCATTCCCGTCGGCACCTCGCTGGAAATCCACGGCTGCCTTGCCGATACGCCCTGGTGCGACGTGTCGTTCTACAATGGCCGTGGCTGGGTGGCTGGCCGTTATGTCCAGGCCCAGTACCAGCAGCGCCGCGTCTATGTCGAACCCGACTATTACGGTTCGCTCGGAATTCCGCTGGTCACCTTTGAGCTTGGAAACTATTGGGACCGCAACTATCGCAACCGCGACTTCTACCGGGAACGGGATTATTACCGCCGCGACAGAGACCGCGACCGGGACCGCTACAATCAGAACCGCCCACGGCGTGATTACAACACCTATGAGCGCCCGCGCTACAACAACAATGACGGCATCGTCATCGAGCGCCCCGGCCGGGATCGTGATCGCGACAGGGAACGTATCGAGCGGCGCCGCGACGACAATGCCCGCCAATTCGATAACGACCAGAACAACCGCCGCGACCGCGACCGCGAGCGGATCGAACGCCGCAACGACAGCACCGGGCAGCAGTTTGACCGTACCCGCAACCGCGAGCGCAGCAATGACGGCCAGTTCGACAGACGCGATAACAACCGCCAGGACGCCGGCCGCAACAACGACCGCGCCCGTGACATCCGTCCCCGTTGCCTGGCTGACGGCAGCAACTGCAACTGA